The following nucleotide sequence is from Cucumis melo cultivar AY chromosome 1, USDA_Cmelo_AY_1.0, whole genome shotgun sequence.
AACGCGTGAAGAGGTTTAATGTAGTAGAGTAATCTGCACTTGCTTGAACCATCCTTAAGATTCAGTGTATCTTTTGGATAGTCACCAAGAGGGAACTCAATGAATGCATTTCTCAAATGAAGTTGAGAACCTCAAACACTTGAGATCTCAAATGATAAATTTGTTGGAGTCTAAGAACCCATATAAAAAGGCATTAAAGAAAGTGTCACGTGTTTAGTTTAGTAAGACTTATATCTTCACTAACTACGCGATGAGGACCAATTAAGATCGTTTGAATAATTCGATGAAAGATTGGGAATAGAGACTTATTTCAATGAGCAATCAAGACGCAGAGAGTCATGTAACAAACGGTCCACAAAGTTTAAGAAAAGAATATAAGGCTAGGGAGATATGAGGAGCAACACGCGATGAGCTACAACCCTCCTCGCAAAAGAACCTCAACCCAAGGATGCACCTATAATGTATAAATTTTCCTTATCTTATCTATTATGTGTATCCTcaattttttcattcttttgtaTATGATACTTGTAACTATCTTTCTATACTTGTAAGTATTTTGTAGTTTAGTTCATTAGGATTCTTTTGAAGTTAGGGAGCACGAGTTTTCCTTGCGAGCACATAGGTGAATTAAGTTAGAATTTAACGCAATGAAGTCACCATGCAAGAATGGTTTGTGTAGAAACACGTGAGGCATTTTGATCTTCTCATAAAGTGCTGGATTTCGTATCAATAATTAGGGTTTTGGGAAGTTCAAACGTTTAACGAGGACTTAGCTCTCATGGGATAAAGAGATACGTAATGAGTAATTCACATACAATGATCATGACCGATGACTTACCGCATAGAATTAGTTGTGCATATAACCAACCCGAAATCCGAGTGTAATGAGAAATAAGAATATCATTACGTTTCTCTCAACACTAACGCACTATGTAAGGCTATCGAATAATTCTGCCTTGCCTCATTAACTAGGCTACAATGCCTGAAAACTATCCTTGGCTTGGCTTCAACGCCTGACAAACTGGGGAGGGAAAACTTTATAACATAAGTCAAACaaacttagtgagtgatgggtTGAGAAATACCTTTATGGGAAAAACAATAATATTCAGATAACAAATATCAACAAGATTAGATTGTGGACAAATAATTTTCATCGCATCAAACCACAACAATCATCATTATATAAGTACAATTGATTTCCACATATTCAAGCCATCGTGCATTTGTATCAACCACAACAATCGTCACCATAAGCACAATTAATTTCCATGCATTCAAGCCACCACAAGTTTGTATCAACCACAACAATCATCACCATAAGCACAATTAATTGACACATGTTCCAACTCGTTATTGGGGGCTTGGGATTCTCCTCTCGGTTGGACCTGAGATTCACATTCAACCAACCTCGTGCAAGTTACCTGCGATTTCCACCAGTGCCTCGCATCACATTCATCCATTTTAACTCAACCAACATCTCATTGTGACTTACCTAGACCTGGGATTCTCCTCTCGTCTGGATCTGGACTTCACACTCAACCAGAGTCACACGAGTTACCTACAATTCCTACCAGCATTTAGCGGTAGATTGCACTTCCCTTGATAAACAACCATTATAAACAATACACATAAAGGTTAGCACACTTACTTACTTTCCTTACATAGTATTTTAGTAGTCACCCAAATCATACAATAAGGATCAATGTTAGGATatttgataacttgtagaaatacaactTATTGTAGCTTTTTAGGTAGAATAATATGGCCAAAATGCataagaaatgtgtcaaaacgcttaacttatgttgtaaatttataaatatatggaAGTACACTTCACATAAGCTTTCATGTCTATTTCACCTTGTTTTAGACGTTGGTGAATCACAGAGGAACTCGTGAAAAGATTAGGCGAGAAGGCCATATCAGTAGATGAGAAAAGGTTCGCTAGAAGACAAAAGTGGCagatggagttgatgtgacttatCATAAAAGCAACTTTCGACGCTAACAAGCTTAGAAGACTAGATTTCCCGCCTAAATCTGCCTATATAAAGGACTCCATCACCATCAAGAAGAAGAGGTCCGAATAGGCCAAAGTCAGCCTGAAGGGGCTGAACCTTAGAGAGTGGTCGGAAGAAGTAGCATTTCTACCATTTGTAAAGTCTTTCTTCATCATTTTCAATTAGTTTACGAGTGAGAGCTTGGGGTTAAGTGAAGAAGATCTAATTTTCATCTTTCCCCTAACATGTAATGGCATCcttattctttccattcttGTATTTCTTTACATTGTATTCATTTATATTGACAGTGGCCAAAGGCCTATATTATTTAATACAATGTATATCAATTCATTCATCTCTTTACTGTTCACCCATCTTTGTGTTCTTTGTAGTTTAAGTattatgataagttcttgataagaaagttagcttatatttcttatcacgttagctaagctattttcatcacttggtCAGTGTATATTGCCAACTACCTAAGAGGAAAAATAACAAGGACATGGCTAGCACGCGCAAGTTGGAGTTTGAAAACAAACTCCACCTTagtgagataacttccatcatttgtgtcctgaaaggagaacaagtgtgggtatgAGGCGTCGAGAGGTTGCCACCCTCAAATGTGAAGCTCTATAAGTTTTATAAGTCAAGCATTTTAAATATAACTTACTTAACGTAGGTCAATCATTTGAATACCAAAAGGTGACCATGTGTGGCGTTTAATAACTCCAAGAGGAGCAAGTCTTAATCATAAGTAAGTTAACTAAGTTATAGTGAATCAAGGGTCTTAGATTTCTTAATCACCTGGTAATGCATAGACTTTCCTTCTCCCCTTCTttcatacaagttagttcataATTTCATCTTGCATTAATTTTGCGTCCCCTTTACagaatctctagtgtagattagtaaatatagtttaaacttacactcATTACACTGTATAGttattcttttatactgccTAAACGCTTAATGAACCTTAGAACTAAGTTTGTATATCAATTTTCTGTGTTCGACTTTGGATCACCCAGATAAACCTAATGTTTCGTTTACACTTAGGCAAGCAATATGAAAACTTAAACTTAAAAAGGGCTTAGAAGCACATAATGAAGAGATCCATAAGGAGCATTTTGTATGCAATAATCTTGAATCAATGACGCATTACGAAATATAGAGTTTATACCCAGCTAAGTCTGAAATAGAAGTTCACAATCGAGCAAGTTTTTATCGCCATTGTCAGGAGTTGATTTTTCAAATGCTAGAGTATGATTTTACTTTGATTTTAGGCAAAACACTTGACTTTGGTGAATCATGCGTTCACCCGAAGAACGCGTGAAGAGGTTTAAGATACCAGAGTAATCTCTGATTGCTTAAATTGGCCCTAAGGTTAAGCATATCTTTTAGATAGTAAGCGATTCAACAGATAGAAaagtcaaaatcaattaaaTTCATACCGCTGAAATCCTCAAATGCCTGAGATCTTAAATATCTAATTTGTTGAAATTTGAAAACCCAAAGGAAGGCATTAAAGAAAGTGCCCACACAGTAAGATTAGTAAGATCTATTGTCTTCACTAACTACGTGATAAGGACCAAGAAAGATCATTTGAACATTGCGATGATTGATTGAGACAGTGGCTTATTGCGATGAGGAATCAAGACTCAAAGAGCCATGTAATAAATGATCAAGGGAGTTCAGAATAATGCGCAAGGAAAGCTATGAGGAGTAACACGTGATTAGACACAAGTCTTTCTCGCCAAAAGATCCTAAACGCAAGGATGGATCTGTAACATATAACTTTTCCCTCTTTTACTTGACATTCACatcttaaaattttgaattctatgcTATGAATATTATACTTGTAATTATTCTTTATACTTGTAagttattttgtatttttagttttagttttccATTATTTTCAAGTTAGGGAGTGTGAGTCATCTCGCGGAACCATTAGGCTATTAAGAGTTGAGTTTTAACGCGATGAAGTCATCCCATGAGGAGGTTCGTGTCAAAGCACCTTAAGTGTTCCGATATTCTTGCAAGATGATTGATCTTAGGGtttcatttgaaataattaGTGTTTCTGGGGAATTTCAACTGTCTCATcgcttttaaaatttaaattgtaaaagtaATGATTCGCCGTCCTTGAGAAACGAATTGTTCGTGTTAGGCTGCCACTTCAGATTTGTTGACTCACGACGTTAATTATGTGGTAACCCAAGCCCTAACCACGGTTAATAACACCTATTTTTACCCACTAAAACCTCTAACTTCGAAATTTTTAGCCTAACACTTTCTTCACTCAAGCTTCAAGTAAGTTCGTCACTGAGTTGCAAGCATCCTCCTTCTCCGATCATCATCGTCTTAAGTTGtatttctccttttcttttcccatTTCAAACCTTAAAATCATATCTCTTTTATCTCTTACCTATCATGTCTGGAGAAAAATCCTTTACTGAAGACCTAAAAAGATATCAAGCCTTTGTTGAAAAAGCAATCGCATCCAATGCAGCAGTTGAGCATTCTCCATCCGACTGTCTTGTGTCGGATCAAGAAAAAGGAGAAACATAACTTAGAACAGTTGTGATCAATGGAGTGAAAGTTCGACTACCAGAGGATAAATTAGAACAACTACTCGCCATTGTCTCTAAGGAGActtcaagaaaaaaagaagagtcgAAAGAGCAAGATGAGTGAGAGagattggaaaaagaaaaggctaAAAAATAAAGGGTTGAGATAGaacagaaagaaaaagaagagagggaagaaaagGGAAGAGAGGAAAAGTGGaaaaggagaaggaagaaaagaagaagaaagaggatgagtagaagaagaaagaagttcagaaaaagaagaaagaggaagaaaagaagaagaaagaagatgggaGAAGAAGGGACATAACGACTATGGGAAGAGTGCGTCTTAATTATAAGCACGTTAACTAAGTTATATCGCATCAAAGGTCTTAGATTGCTTAATCACTTGATAATGCATAGACTTTCCTTCACCCATTCTttcatacaagttagttcataATTTCATCTTGCATCAATTCTACGTCTCCTTTACAAAGTCtatagtgtagataagtagatatcgTTTAAACTATACTTATTACATTGTATAGTTATTCTTTTATACTTCTTAAACGCCTAGTAAATCTtagaactaagctttgatatcaattccttgTGTTTGACTCTGGATCATccagataaacctattgtttcgcttacacttggacaagcaataggaaaactttcACACGACAAGGGCTTAGAAGAACATAATAAAGAGATTCATAAGGAGCATTTTGTATGCAATGATCTTGTATCAATGACGCATTATCAAATATAGAGTTTACACTCAGCTAAGTTCAGAATAGAAGTTCACAATCAAGCAGTATTCTCATCAACATGACACACTTCTCACGTATCACGTTTACAGTCACGTCATTAACTaattatgaaagacattcacaAACATTTCTTCCATTAACGAAAGATTAACAGATACTAACTACTTATGGAAGACATTTGTAAACATCTCTTCCCTTTGCCAGAATTCACAGATATTCTACTTACGCTAACTACTCAAAGATAACAATTGTTACAGAAGCACTCACTTTGGATTAGGAAGAATCGTCAACCGACGTTTATTCGTAACTCATatagaaacaaagaaaagatttaaatataattggaaaaTTTTAGAAACCATGTTGGAATCTTGTTTGTCACTTACAATTATACTTAGCCTCGACGCCCTCCTTCTCGCTTTTGAATTCTTATTCTCACCTAGCGATTCCTTCGACCAGCTGCTTAGCATTCGAGATCTCCCTTCTTCACCTTCATTCGAGAATCTAACTCTTTCAAACAAAactctcttttccatttcgacCTTTGGTCCTTTTATAATGACCTAGCTCTCACATCAAAGGGTAACTTTAAATCTTTACATGTATCTCCTTATCGACTCACCGCATTATGCAGCCAACCCAAACTTGACATATGGGGTGTCCGTTAGCGGTGATTGGACTTTCCCCTTGAGACGCACACCTTATCTCATTGGGAAGCCAAACTCTTTAAGCGCCTGAGCCTTCGATCTTCTTGGGAAGTAGCAGACATTTACTTTCTTTCAGTGAGTGGTCAAGTCATCCTAACAAGACACTTATTTGCCTCCTTTCTTGGGCGTAGGCATTTTCTCTCACATTACTATTCTAATTGCCTAACTCTTAGTGCCATAGCATGCTCCTTCCTCGTTTCCTTATCCTTATCACATCGCTTGCCTTCTCGCGATTGTACTTAAGCATTTCTTTTTGTGTTGCCTTCTCATCATTTACATGCTCCTTTGCGAAATGTCCTATACTTATACCCGAAATGACATTTTAACAAGGATTCTCTCCACTAGGACTTCTTTTCTTCAGGTTAGGGTCTCATGCATACTCCTTTTGTAGAATATATTTTACAATCAATAATCTTTTCATTCAGCAAGCTTGTTGCATGGTCTTTATCGTGCCGGCAGTGTGTGATCAGGGCCTCACAACCAGTCtttcctttttggaattttgtcCTCAAAATTCTACTTTGTTGCTTTCCCTTCCTCGTCTAATGAGACTTGCTTAAAAAGCTTGGTTAACAGAATGAGAACTACTCTTGTTCATTGCGTGTTTTACCACCTTGGTCCTTTTCTTGATATATGGTACAATGTAAAGAGAATCCTCTCTTTTATTCTTACTATAAATGTCATCACATCGTTTGCTTTTAGCAAACCGCAAGTCCTATTATTCTTGTACTCTTTCCTCAAGTCAAGTGTTCACCACACTTTTTTGCTAAGTTGTAGCCATGTGGATTAATCTCAACACAATCGGCAAGTTCCATCAATTTCAATACGCATAATGCGTCTTCCAATGTCATATCACACAGCAAGCAGAGTGCATCCCATAcaagatcacacagcaagcaGAGTGTATCCTACACcatatcacacaacaagtatgggtcatcctattcaagatcacacaGCATGAATAGGGCATTCTATTCAATATCACACAACATGAATAGAGCATCATAGTCAAGATCACACAGCATGAATAGAGCATTctattcaagatcacacaacatgaaTAGGGCATCTTATTCAAGATCATATAGCATGAGTAGGGCATCCTTTGCAAGATGACACAACATGAATAGAGCATCTTATTTAAGATCACACAACATGAGTAGAGCATCTTATTCAAGATCACACATAATGAATAAGGCATCCTATTAaagatcacacaacatgaaTATTCCATTCTATTGAAGATTACATAGCATGAATAGAGCATCCTATTGAAGATCACACATCATGAATAGGGCATCCTATTGAAGATCACATAGCATGAATAGGGCATTCCattcaagatcacacaacatgGATAGAGCATTCTATTCAAGATAATACAACATGACTAGAACATTCTATTCAAGATCACACAGCATAAGTAGGGCATCTTATTCAAGATCACATAGCATGAATAAAGCATTCTATTTAGTATCACAAAACATGCATAAAACATTCAATTCAAGATCACACAATATGAACAGAGCCTCTCAtcccagatcacacaacaaggatGAGGCATCATGTTGCACAGGGCATGAAAACTATTTTAAGCATTTCCACTAAGCTCTCTGACTTTATACTTGTTACATCACTTCTAATATTTGGTAACTCTTATTCATTATAACTCGAATGTGATTAGAGAATTGGGAAAAGCATAAGGAAGACCACATAAGTCACGGTTTTTTTAAGATATCATTAGAGAAATCTCTGAATTTTAGAGATGGTTCGCAAGAGAAACCATTTACAATCTAAGTCAACTGGCTCCTAACACCCTTGTCGAAAGCCTCATGTAAACATATAATTCACTTTTCATTCCCATAACTTAAGCTCACAAGACTTCTTTTTCGCTAGTGTATAGAAATCGCATTTTAATCATTTTGTCTTCCCTACCTAAGAATATGATTCATCTCCTTTGTCTAGTTTACTGGAATTTACTCTCGCCAGTGTCTTAAGTTACTTTACTGTGATGTTCACTCTATTCGCAGTATTCAAAAAAGTTTTCCTTGATTTTTTTCTTGCTACCGTAGACGCTCACGCAACGTCTTCATACGTTATGGCATACCACAGACTCGGAAGGAATGCTCTCGAAACATAGTTTCCATTTATAAAATTGCTCACGAAATATTCGTCTTACTCAGAAAATCACTTACTAAAGTACTTGGTAACTTTCCTTTTAGGACGCGTAGCGTCCTCTCATCCTCTACGCATCGCGTTCTTGTAGAGTCAGCCTTTCCACTCGTTGTGGCATGATAACAATCTGTGACCTGTGGGTTATAGTTCCACTCATTGTCAcacattttaaacttttttgtcCCCCACCACTCTCTTTCCCTTGTCTACAGTGGAGCCTTCCTTGGCATTTAGTTTGGTAATATTCAACTTGACCATAGTCAAACAAACAATTGTGTGTTTATAGACTCATGTGTGTCTCTTTCCATGCTCAACGCATTTTAATCTATGATCGCCAAACCACTGAGATCCTTGGCTAAGGTAAGACTATGCCCGCTTAcctacttctttttcttcaaactctttcctctttttttggCTAAACACTCTCAGCCCAGACAGCTGTCCCGACCAACTTAGAAAAATCTGACCAATTCGTGTTCGCTGTCACTAGAGTCCGAATTGTTGTCCTTAATCCCCTTTCCAAAATGCCAACACTTGCCTTCTTCGTCCTTTATGAAGACCATCGCAAATCTTGCATGTTTAGTGAATTACTTCTGATAGTCACATCTCCTTCTCTAGACTACGGAGTTCCTCTTTTCATTTACATACAAACGAGGATAAACTCCTCCCGAACTTCTTTACTGAATccataataaaatttatttttccttatCTTGGCTCATACAGAACCCACCAATCTTAGCATTACCTTGCAACATGAACGTTGCCAATCTCACTTTTCTATCTTCAGGGCAATCTGTTACCCTGAAGTACTCTTCAACCAAGCTTAGCCACCTCTCCGTACCAACTGGATTTGTAATTCCTTCTAAAATTGTGGCTCCTATGCCTTCACTTTCTCAATACCAACTTGTTTCTCCGCGATTTCCTTAATGTTTGCGTAACTCATCCGAGCAACACCTCTTTCCTTCCTCTCCTCGTCTCAAGTATGATTTGGATTACTTTCTACAAGAACAACTTAAAAAATTTAACTCAACTTTTTCCACCATAACACCTTACAATTTACTTTCATGCCCAAACAAAGGTCAACTTCACCCCAAAGTCGCTTCTTACAACTAAGTGGAGGCGTGTCACCTAGACCTTCAATGCCTACCACGCCGTGTAGGAAACACCAAACGCATAGTAAGCGGAATAAATTCTCTTTTGCAGCCTTAGTGCATGGCTTACACGTAAAGCTTTCTTAAAACAGCTTACCATTGTATATCGTCTGGTAATAACCTATCCATTGTAATTACCTTTGCGATACTTAAAACGTCAAAGATACATttacaaaataatttaattattttactttttcattACAATTTTCCTAAATTAAAAATGGTTTAATTTAAACTAGCTTCCGTAAGGTTaagttaaaaattaataaaaataattaattggtttaagttttttaattgtttacaaatacatagaaaaataaacaaaatgatACTAATAGACgttgatagacactaatatataTCTATCAATGTTAATCaaaatttactatatttataaatattatcattaatttaaattttgctGTTTAAAACAGTTTCACCAAATTAAACAGTctaaatatatttgtttatattaCAATAGAAAGAAATGACAGTTTTAGTAATCAGTGAAGTTTATGTTAATTGTTTTATCCTAAATTTGTTTGGAACAATTTAGGATGAGAAGTCATATCCTTTCTATACATAGACAATAACATTAACgtaaatttaaattattcttTTAAGTCAAATACAAAAATGGTTAACAATAGATATCTAATTAATGCATGGATATCATTTCCTTATTGAAGAGGAAATTTTATATTATGCGCAACACAAAATTAGGTAGgagattattttttttaattaaaatccTACCATTCCGTTTCTTCAATTTCTTGCCAGTGCTATAAGTACGTATATTTATTCTCACATATGTACTTGCCAAAACATCAATTGCAAcaaataaattgataaaaaaaaaagtgtgtttggttaaaaataaaatgatgatGAGAAATGTGGTCGTTTTGTGGCTTGCCACAATGGTTTTAGTTGAGGGTGAAGTTTCGAAGTGGTTGAAACCTCCACCGAAACCTTCGAGGTATTTTGTTCATGTGGTAAATGGGCTAAGCTACCAAAGTTTAGATGTGCATTGCCAATCCAAGAACGATGATTTGGGATATCATCATTTGGTTAACCGTGGAGATGAGTACCAATGGAACTTTGAAGAAAACCTTTGGGGAACAACCTTGTTTTGGTGTAGATTGGAGAAGCCGGATGCATATGTCGCTTTTGAAAGCTTTTGGCCTGAAACAAGGAACGTTTGGCTTCGTGATAGATGCGGGAATCAAGGAACTTGTATTTGGACTGCTAAAGACGATGGAATTTATTTGAGAAACATGCCTACTAATGTTGATGAATTTGTTCACAAATGGATCCCTAAATAAGAATAGGGATTCAAAATAAGTCAATCGTATTGATCGAGagtattgaataaaataataatttaatattaaatattaaatttaattaattaaatgctttaattaattatttaattcttattttatttatagttttatattgtatgaatatattttaaattagtttattggattaattaaattacaaacttcgtataactaaataatattttgatAGTGGAAAAACACGACATCAACATAGTGAATTTATcgatataattatataattatataagtttcctACATATCATGCGTTTGAATTCTAGAAGCGCAATAATTTTCAGCATTTTGAACCACCGAGACGTCGAGAGTTCGAACTCCACCAGACGCAAAATATTCCGAATATTTTCAAATCAATTTGTCCGCGAGTGCGTCCCACGTTTGGCTGTCAACATGGTGCCACGTGTCGACGTCTCCTCATCATCCGCGCTCCTCTCCCACATCACGAGTTTGAATCTCCGCCTCTGCAATTTATTTTCTGAAGAACTTTTCAGTGGCATTCTCGTAAATGTTTACCAACTTTccgaaaatataacaaattcaaATGACCGTTTCGAATCCCATGGACGGTTTTCTGTTATTTTCTCTGTATATACCCTAATTTCCTCT
It contains:
- the LOC103500543 gene encoding S-protein homolog 1-like, producing the protein MVLVEGEVSKWLKPPPKPSRYFVHVVNGLSYQSLDVHCQSKNDDLGYHHLVNRGDEYQWNFEENLWGTTLFWCRLEKPDAYVAFESFWPETRNVWLRDRCGNQGTCIWTAKDDGIYLRNMPTNVDEFVHKWIPK